The genomic stretch ATTGCGTGACCTGTCACCATGCAGAACTTGGTGAACTCAACTTCGACCACGAAGCTCATGAAGAATACGCTGAGGAAGATTGTCAGACATGTCACCACGGCCCAGATATTGAAGAAGAGCCGCAAAACTGTACCAATTGCCATACCAGTGCAGGCACCAAGGACATACCAAGCATCCGAAATGCTGCGCATGACCGCTGCGCGACTTGTCATGAAGAACAGTTCGACGACGGGTTGAAAGGTTGTGACTCATGTCATAAAATAAAAGACATGAAACTATTTGAAGTTGATCCCACTCCTTGTAGTCAATGCCATCAAAATGCCGATAAAGATCTGATTCCGAATCGTGTGGAGGCATTCCATGCCATGTGTATGGATTGTCATAAAGAGATTAAAAACGGCCCGTACAAAGATAATGACTGTGACAAATGTCATTTAAGATAAGGTGGATACAGTTACTATGAACCCTATTTTCTCACTTACTCCATCAGAGCGCGGACCGGTACTGCGCATCAGAGAGCAGGAACTCAGTTCTGCTCTTACCATATCTCTCGAGATAACAGGCCTTAAAACGCTTGTATCAAAGGGAGAACTCGTTGCGAAAGGTCAGCAATTATGCGTTGACCCTGGCAATAAACTTCCAAGTGTACATTCTTCCATTTCAGGCAAGGTTCTTGATCTTAAGAATGACTTCATTCTCATCGAAGAAGAAGGCGACAGGTTAGCTGAGCCACTTCCATTTAATAGCTCAGACAGTGTTTCAATGCTCAGTGACTTGCGGGATGCCGGTATTGATGTGCGCGGTTTTAAACAAGGTTGCACTTTAATCATCAACGCGGTTCCTAAAGAATTTGGAATTGATGGGCACAGATTTCTGATTGAAGAATTCAATCACGTTATGAGCGAAGGACTGGACTACTTAAAGAAAGCCCTTTCGCCGATAGCGTCAGCCATTGCCGTACCTCGGGGCATGGCATGGACTCTCCCCGGATGCACAGGTCACGAGATTGATCCGGTATATCCTGCGGGACTGCCGCCGATGGTTGTCAAATCCGTAACAGGAAAAGAGCTGCCTCCGGATGTTTGTGTGATTGATGCCGCCACTCTGTACAGAATTGGGCGCACAGTTCACAGCAAACAACCTGTCACCGAGATTATGGTTAAAGTAGGCTCAACCCTGTTCCAAACTCCAGTAGGAACAACCGTAGGCCTATTAACCCGTAAAGCTGGATTCAGCTTATCTGATGGAGACAGGGTCTTACTTGGCGGACCTTTATCGGGCCGTGCTGTTTACTCATTGAACCACGGGATTTCTGCATCCACGCAAGCGGTTACTGTCGTCTATGGCGGTGACGATCCAGTGGCAAAAGATTCACCCTGCGTAGGCTGCGGAGAATGCGTAATGAAATGTCCGGCCAGACTCATGCCGAATATGATTTCGCGCCACGCAGAATTTGGACTTTTTGAGAACACGCTTAATTATTTCATTGCATCATGTTTCGAATGCGGGCTTTGCGCATACTGGTGCACAGCTCAACGGCCGCTGCTACAGTACATAAGATTGGCGAAGAAAGAGCTTTTAGATAAACCGATACTCGAAGACCTTCGGAAGTAGATATGAAACCGATTAGCGGATCTCCAGTTTTAACAGTTTCCAGCAGCCCGCACATTCATTGCGGTCGAACCATAAAGGGAACTTCCTTACAAATTTTGCTGGCTTTGTTGCCGGCAGCAGGCTTTGCCATTTGGCATAGTGGTATTCCAGCACTCAGGGTTCTAGCTCTGTCTTGCGTTGTTGCTGTAATTGCGGAAGCAGGATGCCTAAAACTCATGAAACGGAAAATTGAATCCGACAACTATACGGCTCTACTGTGTGGATTGATGTTTGGATTCCTGCTGCCACCAAGCAGTCCTTGGTGGATGGTTGCAGTTGGCAGTTCGCTCTCTGTTATAATAGGAAGAATGGTTTTCGGAGGTCTTGGCGGTGAACCTTTATGCGCACCGCTTGTAGGCTGGGCAATATGTAAAGTGTCATGGCCTGAACTTATGAACTTTGACATGAGCATGCTTACATCAGAACTCGCCTACCCACTAAGCCAGCTCCAGAATTTCGGCCCCGAAACTTTAGACGAATATTCATTGAAATCGCTTATCCTCGGATTCCAGCTAGGAGGATCCGGTGCTGCCCAGTCAGGCGCAATCCTTCTTGGAGGACTATACCTGATCAGTCGTAAAATCATTAGAATTGACATTCCACTAGCATTCGTTGGCGGAATATCAGTTGCTGCTGCATTATTTTACACAATGTCGCCTGTTGATTATGCACTGCCAGTTTATCACATTTTATGTGGGTCCACCTTGTTCGGAGCTTTCTTCCTCGCAACAGACAGTTCATCCTCTCCTGTGGGCCATATAGCTATGATCGCATATGGATTCACAGCCGGAATTTTAGTTATAATTATCCGAGTCTACGGCGCGTATCCAGATGGAGTTCCATTCGCAATACTTCTTGCAAACTTAATGACTCCACTCTTTGAAAAGATCAGGCCGAAACCTTTCGGCGGAATTACTAACGTCCACTTGCAGAGATAGTTTATGAACGAAATAATAAAAATGATCGTAGTTCTTTCACTCATATGTGGCTTGTCCGGTTTCACACTTGCCACATTAAAAGAAGCGACAAACGATAAAATAGAAGAACAGGTGCTGACCTATGTTCAAGGCCCGGCAATCAATGATGTGCTGGTCGGATATGACAATTCTCCAGTTAAGGATCGTAAGAAATTCGACATACCGGGAACAGATCAACAGGTAACTGTTTTTCCCGCGCTGAAAGATGGTAAGCTTTTCGGAGTGGCTCTTGAAACTTTCGCTAAAGGATATGGCGGAAATGTAGGAGTCATGGTCGGGTTCAATATCGATGGAATCAACCTGAACGGCATAGGCATTACGACTATGAAAGAAACTCCCGGCATTGGTGCAAGGGTTGCAGAACAAGGATTTACCAAGC from Maridesulfovibrio frigidus DSM 17176 encodes the following:
- a CDS encoding cytochrome c3 family protein; this translates as MHKKFLPISILLIVLLGLSVSGYMTSPEKQKIPVRILLKNSGGKVIFAHTKHLREYEIACDKCHHERADNESEPLPCGTCHPKEFDKEFTRDHINSFPDNTYCVTCHHAELGELNFDHEAHEEYAEEDCQTCHHGPDIEEEPQNCTNCHTSAGTKDIPSIRNAAHDRCATCHEEQFDDGLKGCDSCHKIKDMKLFEVDPTPCSQCHQNADKDLIPNRVEAFHAMCMDCHKEIKNGPYKDNDCDKCHLR
- a CDS encoding 4Fe-4S dicluster domain-containing protein produces the protein MNPIFSLTPSERGPVLRIREQELSSALTISLEITGLKTLVSKGELVAKGQQLCVDPGNKLPSVHSSISGKVLDLKNDFILIEEEGDRLAEPLPFNSSDSVSMLSDLRDAGIDVRGFKQGCTLIINAVPKEFGIDGHRFLIEEFNHVMSEGLDYLKKALSPIASAIAVPRGMAWTLPGCTGHEIDPVYPAGLPPMVVKSVTGKELPPDVCVIDAATLYRIGRTVHSKQPVTEIMVKVGSTLFQTPVGTTVGLLTRKAGFSLSDGDRVLLGGPLSGRAVYSLNHGISASTQAVTVVYGGDDPVAKDSPCVGCGECVMKCPARLMPNMISRHAEFGLFENTLNYFIASCFECGLCAYWCTAQRPLLQYIRLAKKELLDKPILEDLRK
- a CDS encoding RnfABCDGE type electron transport complex subunit D; translation: MKPISGSPVLTVSSSPHIHCGRTIKGTSLQILLALLPAAGFAIWHSGIPALRVLALSCVVAVIAEAGCLKLMKRKIESDNYTALLCGLMFGFLLPPSSPWWMVAVGSSLSVIIGRMVFGGLGGEPLCAPLVGWAICKVSWPELMNFDMSMLTSELAYPLSQLQNFGPETLDEYSLKSLILGFQLGGSGAAQSGAILLGGLYLISRKIIRIDIPLAFVGGISVAAALFYTMSPVDYALPVYHILCGSTLFGAFFLATDSSSSPVGHIAMIAYGFTAGILVIIIRVYGAYPDGVPFAILLANLMTPLFEKIRPKPFGGITNVHLQR
- the rnfG gene encoding RnfABCDGE type electron transport complex subunit G; this translates as MNEIIKMIVVLSLICGLSGFTLATLKEATNDKIEEQVLTYVQGPAINDVLVGYDNSPVKDRKKFDIPGTDQQVTVFPALKDGKLFGVALETFAKGYGGNVGVMVGFNIDGINLNGIGITTMKETPGIGARVAEQGFTKQFNGHPAEVELSAKGGDIDGISGATISSTASVEAVKQAINIFGLIKPQLATAWTKGS